In Stomoxys calcitrans chromosome 2, idStoCalc2.1, whole genome shotgun sequence, the following proteins share a genomic window:
- the LOC131994715 gene encoding uncharacterized protein LOC131994715 — MRLIEQTTQIAVKNIDNVCSQKKRIVHSTLLPNSIRALIVGPSNCGKTNVMISLIESPNGLKFRNIYIYSKSLYQPKYQYLKKLITPIKGINLFTFSENEKVISPAKANMHSIMVFDDVICDKQNTIRDYFCMGRHKHIDCFYLCQTYTRIPKHLIRDNANMIIIFKQDEMNIKHIYNDHVLGDMTFKDFLKLCSECWKDKYGFLIVSKDDPIDKDYKQNREQIGDRKKADRQQI; from the exons ATGCGTTTAATAGAACAAACTACACAGAttgctgtgaaaaacattgataATGTCTGTTCACAGAAAAAAAGGATTGTGCATAGTACTTTATTACCAAATTCTATACGCGCCCTTATAGTAGGTCCATCAAATTGTGGTAAAACAAATGTTATGATTAGTCTCATAGAAAGCCCTAATGGTCTCAaattcaggaatatatatatatattctaaatctttatatcaaccaaaatatcaatatttaaaaaaattgattactCCAATCAAAGGAATAAACCTATTCACATTCtctgaaaatgaaaaagttatAAGTCCAGCCAAAGCAAATATGCATTCTATAATGGTATTTGATGATGTAATTTGCGATAAACAAAATACTATAAGGGATTATTTTTGTATGGGAAGACATAAACAcattgattgtttttatttatgtcaAACATATACAAGGATTCCTAAACACTTAATACGTGATAATGCAAACATGATTATCATATTTAAGCAAGATGAAATGAATATTAAACATATATATAATGATCATGTCTTGGGTGACATgacatttaaagattttttaaagctTTGTAGTGAATGTTGGAAAGATAAATATGGATTTCTTATTGTGAGCAAGGATGATCCCATTGATAAAG ATTATAAACAGAATAGAGAGCAGATTGGTGACAGAAAGAAAGCAGATCGGCAGCAGATATAA